Proteins co-encoded in one Streptomyces sp. NBC_01283 genomic window:
- a CDS encoding response regulator transcription factor yields the protein MLVVEDEPSIADVLAIALRYHRFDVMVAGTVREALALAGRTRPDVALLDVMLPDGDGRALARELRARCPEAALLFLTARDAPAEVVGALGFGDDYITKPFNIDEVIARIGAVLRRTRAGDVLPQRPPLRYGDLELDETTYMVRRAGRTAQLTPTEYALLRFLVRNGGRVVPKEQLLRHVWQYEHPAESTVVETYISYLRRKLAVLGPPVITTRRGVGYGLA from the coding sequence GTGCTCGTCGTCGAGGACGAGCCGAGCATCGCCGACGTGCTCGCCATCGCACTGCGCTACCACCGCTTCGACGTGATGGTGGCCGGCACCGTGCGCGAGGCCCTCGCGCTCGCCGGGCGCACCCGGCCCGACGTGGCGCTCCTCGACGTGATGCTGCCGGACGGTGACGGCCGCGCCCTGGCCAGGGAACTGCGCGCCCGCTGCCCCGAGGCGGCCCTGCTCTTCCTGACCGCGCGGGACGCGCCCGCGGAGGTCGTGGGCGCGCTCGGCTTCGGCGACGACTACATCACCAAGCCGTTCAACATCGACGAGGTCATCGCCCGCATCGGCGCGGTCCTGCGCCGCACCAGGGCGGGCGACGTGCTCCCCCAGCGCCCGCCGCTGCGCTACGGCGACCTGGAGCTGGACGAGACGACGTACATGGTGCGCCGCGCGGGCCGCACGGCGCAGCTCACACCCACCGAGTACGCCCTGCTGCGCTTCCTGGTCCGCAACGGCGGCCGTGTGGTGCCCAAGGAGCAGCTCCTGCGCCACGTCTGGCAGTACGAGCACCCCGCCGAGTCGACCGTCGTGGAGACCTACATCAGCTATCTGCGGCGCAAGCTGGCCGTGCTCGGCCCGCCGGTGATCACGACCCGGCGGGGTGTCGGATACGGCCTCGCATGA